The genomic stretch CTCCTGCTGACCACGATCTGATctggctgctcctgctgctggaggagtcctggagctctgctcccattGGACTCCACCCCTCTTCCCCAAGCTGCCTTTGGGTACCtcctctccaggtaggactggaacgGCTGCCACAGTGTGCCTGACAGTCCCATCCCAGCAAGACAGTTCAGTAGTTGCAGGCTCTGTGCCCCTGTGCCTGTATCTGGAGAGGACGGCCACAAGTTTGCAGGCCTTGTCTAGATCCAGACGGGATGACTAGAGGGATGCGTTCTAAATGGGCTTGCCTTCAAGGAGCCATTTCGACACTCCCCGACACAAAATACTGCTGCAAAGTGTGTTTGGATGGTGCTCGTTCCTTGGAAGACGTGGCTCTGCTGTTCTACCAGCTGCAGCACTTGGCTGCTGGTCTCGTcctttccatatcttgaaatgctGCTTGTTACCTTTAAAGCCCCAAGAGTCTTGGACCCAGATTTATGGGCTGCAGTTATACGCACCGGGGGACGACGACCCATAAATCAGGTGCAAAGCATATTTGTTGTGTCTATGGTTAGGTGCATTTTTCTGAGGAGACCAGGaagtctgcactgtatccagcacaagccCCATGAATCTCCTCGGACTTGCCCCatctcctaaggtggcacaagtccaaggagagtggagtgacttgaagctgctccgcactgctcgggtatgtgggttaggatctggcataagagccggatcccagcccctcctcccattccccacctgcccccaggaccgccctctgccttccctcccccagaacGTTTCCCTCTCATCTCTTCCCcgccctccacagagccttgcctctgctgagcttggccaacggaAGGCTCACTCCCTCCATTtgcgtggaggctgaattcaacctCCATGGGTCATCGCACCTTCACaagccggcccagccaactctccaggaggtgcaaacatgccttaggcacatttgcgactctcctgggccagcgcaagggacttgagccgGCCCAAGGGCAAGTCAGGATTCCACCCGTAATGAAAAAATGGGGCTCAGCATGCTGCATGCGTTGCTTGTGGTTgtggctgcagccctgtgcacatgACTGGGAGTGAGGCAGCCTGTGCTGTTTGGGGGAGGACTTATTTTGAGAACTGATCAATTGGAGTGGTGGGCTTTTCATCTGTTTGTCTAGGACAGGTTAACCCACTGAAGCCTCATGTgcttgtacaggttgagtctcagtgtccaggagggttctgttcccagaacccccgtggatgccaaaaattgcgTTAAAGGAAATCCACTTTAAAACTATGCTCCtttgctcagcgatttaaaaatagccttgcttactTTTGCAATGCACAACAGAGACtgcaggcagacaatcaatcagtctctctccaggcgcttagaaaggcttcactctgagccagcgacccttcccttccactttccactttcacttccactttgcattctttcacgtgcttggggagggggaggaagggtcACTTGCTTCctagtgaagctgttctaagtgcctggagagagattgtctgcctctgttacaatggtaagtgagactgttgttaaaggacattttttcctttaattgaaagggctctTCCCATCTCATTGAGATAAACTGctggtgaaaaatccgtggagaATTTGGTTATACCTGGAGTATTTGGTTATACCTGGAGTATTTTGATAGAAAGGCGGTTATTAATGTTTTAAGAGAAATGTTACAGTATGACGATGAGTTTGCAGCAACAGTGTAACCTGTGACTTGTGAATAGATCTGTTGAAGGAAGAAGTTCTTCTCTCTCTGAGGCAGCGGTTTGCAACtgctgtgccacggcacactagtgtgccgtgaggcagcctcaggtgtgctgcagggccaGAGGGGGCAGGCAGCGGCCAAGcgcaggagaagcagctgctttgaccctcacgtgGCAGTGGTGGAAAAGGAGCAGCcagggctgctttgcatctcctgctgtgagcaagaggaagtcTGCAAcacgatcctcatttacctggaagtaagtctcattgactattatggggcttacttctgagtagacacgcctaggattgtgtATGAGGCCCCTTGTTGCCTGCCccacgtgctgattgggcagccagaggagcctggaggaggtctgggcagagtgagtgagaaggagggagccaggggcaggcaagcaggtaggaagccagcctaagaatgggctggcttgGCTCAGGGTCCACaacagtcccttctccttgccacagttgcctgcagctccccaaagcgaccctccctgcctttcctttgcctttcagaagaagggcgctgggccacaatcctgtccacactttcctgggaataagccccactgactctaatggggcttacttctgagtagacatgcatgggctgaGCTCTCAGgctcctctcctagccccactttcctgggagtaagccccattgactataaggggacttacttctgagtagacatgcgtgaGATTGAGCTTTTAgtaacacttttttctgaaatacaggagcaagcagttggcagtggggaggagagaatgtgaggcaagtgattctggaccttgggaaggtggggatgagtgaggggaggtacagtaggagaggtgctaactgcagttaggagaggaggggggaatgtgcctgtgggaaggggtggggtgggggagaggaagtgccaatggcctgctcctgtatttgagaaaaaagagtacaaccaaaagcccaagcctaggcatgtctactcagaagtaagactcacaGGCACATTCCCCACCAATGtcccccctagtctttggctgcaatcctaaccacactttcctgagagtaagccccattgaacaaaataggacttacttctgagtagtgccCTGagtcattaggattgtgccctttgtcatgtaatgatttaattgtattaattatattaatttaaaatttattgtaatgtagtaatttaatgtaagtaaaaaaactgggagtgtgccttgacaattttagtgctttgacagtgtgctgtgagctcaacaaggctgaaaatggctgctctgaggGGATGTGCCCTCTGGCTGCACACTGCGGTATAGACGCCCTGGCATATTTAGGGGGGATCAAGGGGGACAAGTGCTTCTGGGCAGCACTTCTGCGGGGGGCACTACTGCCATCCACTGCCCCCCATGCCACcacctgtggttccccccccccaaagcaaaaaatgcctgcagtgctgctggctcttttgcttaaaaaaaaatgaatctgtGCTGATTGGAGGGTTCAGCTTCTTCCCCTTGTAAAAAAAGTGGGAGAAGGGGCGGCCTTCAGATTGGCTCAGTAATACctgaagtaattgcggtgacgtgaCTATGTCACTGCAGTTGCTTCCTGTCTGGGGGCATCACTTTATCCCTTGGCCCCAGACAGCAGGGTGACCAGGAACACCcctgtgtagagcaggggtgcccaaaccccggcccgggggccacttgtggtcctcgggatctcccaatctggcctgtagggagcccccagtctccaatgagcctttggcccttcagagacttgctggagcccatgctgcctgacgcagctgctctcaacatgaggagcactgttcaacctctcacttgagctgcgggatgagggctccctcttctacttgctgtatcacatctgtgatgcagcagtggcagtgaaggaaaggctggccctgctttgggcaagatcttttatagcccttgagctaagttccatcgctaataaattaatttatgtaaatttattcaaattttaaatgtaaattaattcttttttcccccagcccctgacacaatgtcagagagatgatgtggccctcctgccaaaatgtttggacacccctggtgtagaggggCTTCATTGACACACTGGTCCATGCAGCTTGGGCGTTCTTTCTTCGGCTTGTCTTGTTCCTTTTGACTACTAGTATTAGAGAGAGCGTCCCAGTTTAAAGTAGCCCCTTGATCTAGTTGTGTCTGCCAGATCTGGACAAACACCCCCTGTTCCTTGTCCTGCTGCACCTTCCTCAGTGCTGAATAAAAGTCTTCCAGTGGTGGGTTTGGATGGCGAACCTGAGTGAAGCCAAGTGACAGTGTGGGAAGAGTCTCTGGGGAGAGGGAACCTCTCTGGCAAGGCTGCTTATCACCACAGCTGCTAAGCGTGACTCGGGTAGCTCAACCAAGAAGTAGCATTTTGGAGTGAGTGAAAGGTGCCTGCAGTTCATCAAGgagcttcttttgtttttttaaaagtttccttggcctgctcttctcccttcATAATTGTTCTTTAATTCCTTTGCAAGTGTATGTGAGTTCACCACTCCCATGAGTGATCTTGAGAGTTCTTGGAACAGGCAATGACGATGGCCCTCTCAGCCTCAGGTTTGCTCCAGGCTGCCTGCTGGCATGTGTGGAGGGGGCGACTTTACAGGGCACCATTGTGTGGGCAACCATTTTCCACCTGGTCCTTCATCCTTCACCACTCTAGTGGACTGGAATGTGTGATTGCATGgagtaactccccccccccatccttctgGCTTCCTTTTCTTGGCAGTTGCATGCCAAGGGAACATGACCGCTGTGGGGACCCCAAAAGATGCCAACCTTTTTTGGTTGGGCAGTGGGGTTAGGGGCCAGCTTGCCACCTGCCCGTTTGGCCTTGCCTTTTCTCCAAGGCTCCTCGGCTGTAGGTTCCAGGAGAACAGCCTGGTGCCTGGGTGAGCCTGGGCTTCAGCTGACTGCCTGCACCCTGGACTTGGACGTGGAGGACTTCTTCAACGGCGGCGTGGTCCGATCTCGCTGATACAATAAAAGTGGTCTTCCAGAGTGCCTTTCCTGACCCTCTGTGGTGGTCTTTGTACTTTGATGCTCTTTCTTGTCAATGTGTTGATGCTCTTTTCTTTGTTTCGTAGCATTGAACAGACGGGTTGATTATTCTTTTCAGATATTAATAAAGCAGCGGAAAGAAGAAATATGAATAAGGCTCCCCCAAGGTCCAGCCCATCGCGCAGGTAAAGTACCCTGAAGCAACAGTGTGGGCCCAGGGCAGCCTTGCTGCCTCCTCTGCTCCCAGCAGGACACCTCTGTGGCAGGGAATCTTGGAAGGATTCCACATTCCTGGCTGGCGGCTGCCCACAGGTGGCAAACCTCGTTTGCTGCTGGGCTTATCCCGAGCGCAGCCCAGGCTGGGGGGCTGCCTGCCTCTGGAGTGTCCCTGGGGAACACTGAAGAGCCTCGAGCGTCCTGCGGGACGTGCCaagaggagaaggcagcaaccGTCAGTCGTTGCAATGAAGGGCAGAGGCTGGAGGGAAGTCCTTTCCCTCAGGCAGTCATGCGGGTtctcacactgcagctgctggcacTTGCTTTGCTGTCTGGGCCATGCCCTGTTGGGGCTATACCCAACATGCATGGGTGCCTGGATTGGCATGAGCACCTAGCTATGCACAAGCCCCACGCCTGGCTGTCACTTCTGCTAGGACAGGAGCTAGGCCGTGGCTGGGGGTGCCAGTGGCTGGAGCGCAAGCGGGTGCCAAGGCATCATTCCAGATGCCAGTGGCCAGAGCGCAAGCGGGCGCCAGGGCATGAGAATGCCCTGAGTGCTGTGGGCAGAGCACACACGGGCACCAAGGTATTGCTCTGCCCCGGGTGCCAGTGGCCAGAGCGCCAGTGGGCCGCTTACCCGAGCTCTTGCACCGTGGCCTGTCCTAGTGGCCCAGTGGGCACGAGCGCCTTCTCCATTCAAGAATTGTAGCCCCCCTGCAGGAGGGGAGCAGGCGTTGTTTCCCTCCTGCTGGCCTTTCCTGTCCTGACTCTGTGGCCGTTCTGGGGCACCCCAGTGAAACGTGCAGCTCGGCTGGGCTTGGGGAGATGCTGTTCAAGTGCACAGGTAAATGCACAGTGTTGCTCTGAGCCTGGGACCCAGGAGGGCAAGAAGTGAGTCCTCAGTGGTGTTCAGAGCTGCCCTCTGGAGTTTGAGCTGAGCAGGCGGACTTGCGGAGGGCGGACCAGGCCTGGTCCTGGGGTTCCAGTCGGAAGGAGTGTGCTTCCTTCCTCCGTGGGAGGCCAGGAGGCCCCTGGGCCTGTCCTGTGCCCTGAAGCTTCCTAAGCACGCTGCGAGGTGGGATTCTGGTGGTCTTTCTGGGACTCCTGGCCTGTCATCCCGGGAACATGTTCTGGAAGACTCAGTGTTGTTACTCCTGGGGTGGTGTGCACGTGAAACTAGTGTCCTGTTCTTGGGGAGAGCCATACTCCTGTGGCTTGGGTGGAGTCCACAGCCCATCTCCTGTGGCAGCACTTAGGTTCTTCAGAGGCCGGGGCAGGTTTGGATTATGGGTTACGTATAGATTCCCAAAGGAGACTGGGTGAGCTGGCTTTTCGGAACAGTGCTGACGGCAGGGCCGATCTCACCACAGGCGTAAAAGTATTTTGGGGCCTGTCTTACTAATCCCCTCTCATAGGAAACTGGTGGGAATGGGGGAGTACTTTAGTAGCTTTGCAAACATGGATTGAAGTGGTCAGTACCAGATGGGACTGCAGCACTTTAGGCTGTGGGTGGGTCAAAGGACTGAATGCACCTCTGGACAACTCATCCCTGCATGTAGAAAGCGTGTGTGTCAGGGCTCTGATTTTGAAGCCAGTTTTCTTCCTGATATGTGGAGAAGGCCCTTTTTGGTACAGAAGACTGTCCAGCCCtgggagcccctccccccagtagcCCCCAGGTGTGGTGCAGCTTGGGGGAGAGATCAGCCATTCTCAGCAAGGGAACCTGGCACCTGGACACCTCAGTACCTGGACACCTAGGCACACAAAGCTCATTCGCTCTTGGCTGTTCTGAGAGTTGTGTTTCAGTAGAAGGCGAGTGGGGGCCTCAGCCAGCAGTTCAGCCCAACCCACTGGTAGCTCCTCCCTAAAGGGTTTTCCTGGTCTCTCTTTTAGAGAAACCTTTGCGTATGGTGAGAGGGATGCCAGGCGTGATCGTTCTCCTCCCCGAGGCAGTCCACGCAGAGAAGCTCGGGACAGTAGAAATGGCAGAGATTCCAGAGAAGGGCGGGACCTTCGCGTGCGTGATGTGCGTGGTCCCAGGGATTTCCAGGACCCCCGAGATATGCGAGACCTGAGAGATCCTCAAGATGTGCGAGGCCCCCGGGATCCACTCTGTGACCGCGACCGGGATATGCGGGAGCCTCCCTACAGGTATTTCTCAACGGCagcagcagggagtgggagaggattCGGGGTGTCCACTGAAGCTGCTGGAGTGCGTGCGGCTGAGGACGAGGCTTGGGGGCTGCTGCAGTCCAAACACGAAGTCACTAACTGTCCACTCCGTAGACGAGAAGAGGGCTATGACCGCTATGGGCGAGCAGAGGACTACTACCGGAGAAGGGACGACCCGTATTTGGATCGCTACCGGGACCACTTGAACAAGCCCGCCTTGAGTGCTGAAGGTCAGTGTCAGGTGGACCCTTTGCTGTGGTCCAGACTGGCTGGAGggagtgaggtggggggggggaggaattttgGCCAGGAAGGGCAAGCAGGCGGGAAGGAGCTTGGCCTTGATTCTGCGAGTTCTCCTGCTCAGAGCGCATGAAGCGGGAAGAGCGGCGCCGGGAGGAGCTGTATCGCCAGTTCTTTGAGGACATCAAGAGGCGCATTGATGCGGAGCGCCCTGTGGACTGTTCTGTGGTTGTGGTCAACAAGCAGACCAAGTAAGAGCctgggagggaggctggctgAGGCCACCCgcagctggggaggaggagcctGGGCTTGAGGACTCTCCTCCCGGTGTCTGTGGCCTGGGCCCCGGCTGTGGTGCTTGTAGCGTTAGGCGAGCCTGACCCAGAGGGGTGAGGCGGGACTCGTGTCAGCCCCTCTCCTGACGCAGCAGCAGGAGAGCCACTGGCTGTGCAGCCTGCGCTCTGGGAGCCCTCCTCGTGCACTCACTTCTTACTTGGTGCGGCTTTCCTTTTGCACAGGGAGTACGCCGAGTCAGTGGGGCGGAAGGTGCGCGACCTGGGCATGATGGTGGACCTGATCTTCCTCAATTCAGAGATGTCTTTGCAACAGGCCCTTGACGACGTGAGCCGAGGGGGGTCTCCTTTTGCCATTGTCATCACCCAGCAGCACCAGATTCACCACTCCTGCACGGTCAACATCATGTTCGGCACCCCCCAAGGTACGAGGGCCGGAGTGTTGCCGGAGCCGGCTCAGAGCGCTGCTGGCAGTGGCCTGACACGGTTTGGCCGGTGAGGGAGTTTCTGCCTGGCCTCCTGTTTGGCAGCAGGAGCAGAGCACGCAGCCCCGGCCTGTCGCTCCTGACCCCCTTTGGAAAGAGGCTTCAGGCCCTGAGCAGGTCTGTGCAGTCCTGCTCAGGAAGCGAAGGGGCTTCAACTGGGGCTGCTCTTCGCTTCTCTTCTTTAAAGCAGAGCCtcgcctctccctgcctgccgcCTGCCCGTTGAACCCGCTGCGTGACTTAAGGGCAGATGTCAGCTGCTGAGTTTGGGTTTTCTCATTCGTTGGAGAATTCCTTCCCAGGCCGCAGACCTCATGTTGGGGGCATCTTTCTTGGCTCTTGCAGGCCTCGTTGGCAGGTCTGCATGGGGAGTGTTGCCCTGTGACTTCTCTGGCACACTTAGGCAGTTTTTGCTTGAGGTTTTGCCCCACAGTAACTCTGCCCTCTGAGGGAGGTCCTCCCACTGCTCTGGCAACCACAGCAGAGATGAGTGCAGCTTTCCGTTGCCTGGAGCCCTTCAGAAGAGCAGGGAAGGTGTCCAGCTGCAGGAGAGACGCTCCTGGGAAACGAGACCTCTCGGGAGGGGCTGCCCTGCGCTTTGCTAAGGGGCTCCTGGCTCCTTGTGGGGTTGTTAGTCGGGATCAGGCAGCGCTGCATGGCCTCATGTAATCTCTCCTGCCCCAGAGCACCGAAATATGCCCCAAGCGGATGCCATGGTGCTGGTGGCCAGGAACTATGAGCGCTACAAGACAGAGATCCGGGAGAAGGAGCGGGAGGAGATCGCCAGGCAGGCTGCCAAGATGGCTGACGAGACGATTCTGCAGGAGCGGGAGCGCCCATCTTCTGTGGAGGAGGGTCCTCGGGGAGGCCACCCCGCAGGCATCCAGGCTCTCCTGAACCTACTGGCAGACAACCGCTACTTGACCACGGAAGAGATGGACAAGCTCATCAACTACCTGCGAGAGCGCAAGGAGCGGCAGCTGCGAGCAAACGCCAGTTCTCTTTCCGGTGAGTCCTCGGTGGCCTGGCCCAGTTGGGGCGGAAGGAGAATGCTCTGAGCCAAAAGgctgctcctcccacccccatcgGATGGATTCAGGCTCTCTGTTCCGAGCGTTTGCAGTTAGCGTGAGAACGCATCGGTGTGGGGGTCTGATGTGTGGCACagaaaggggcttactcctgtctCCTCTTCTCTTGCAGCCTCGCTTCCCAGGCAGGCCCTCGGGTCATCCGCAGGGTCCTCGTTGACCAGCTCAGCCGGCCTGCCAGGCTCCCAAGCCCACCAGAGCAGCCAGGCCCTGCCGTCGTCCGCCTCAGCCGTAGCAGCTTCCACTTCCCAGCAGGAGCTGCAGGCCAAGATCCTCAGCCTGTTCAACAGTGGGGCGGTGGCTGCGGCGGCGGCTGCCGTGGCGAACAGCGGTTCGGCTGGGGGAGCCTCACAGAACCCCGGCTTTGCCACGGGCTCTGGCGCTTCAGGCCGTTCTGCTCAGCTCGGTGCAGCTGGCCTGCCCCAGTCCCAGCAGAGGGCTTCAGCCCAAGGTCCGCAGTTTCCAAACCACCCAGGGTCTGCCAGGGGTGCTGGCCCACGAGCAGCAGCCCCACAGTCCTCCCAGCCGCTGTATCAGAACCGGGCCCCTGTCCCAAGCAGTGCTGCTGCCGCAAGGCCAACCTCTGGGATCAATTTTGACAATCCGAGTGTGCAGAAGGCACTGGACACTTTGATCCAGAGtggccctgccctctcccacctggTGAACCAGACAGTGGCGCAGTCCCGATCCGTGCCTCCCAGCCAGCAGTCCTTGGGCTCCTACCAGCGGCATTACTAAGGCCAGCACAGGgcatctcccactccctgccccaaatgCTCTGGAGTGCGCATGCCCCCCTTCCCATTTGTCCTCACCCAGGTAGCACTCTGCTCCTCCACCCTATGTGCCAGCCGAAGAAGGCTGTGCCAGTTCTGGGTTCCTTCAGAGACctggtgctgcagcagctccacctCTGTGCCCTCAGCTGGCTGTGAAGTTgtcttcagtgtgtgtgtggggggggggtgtctgagccCAGAGTGTAGAGGGGCTGCTCTGACTTGAGATGTTAATGAGGTCGAGAGTGGTCTGAGACCCCAAGAACCAGCCAAAGGAATAGGGGTCTTCAACTTGGGTGGAAGTGAGTTGTGTGTCGTGGGGAGTCCTGGCCAAGGGCTTGAGCCTTCTTGTCAGGGAACCAGGAACTTGGCCACCAAGCAGTGCTCCTCCAGGACCTGTGGAGCAGCTCGAGACTTCTCTGAATGACCAAGAGGTGCCTCTGTGCTGCTTTCTGTGTTAACTTGTGCGGATCCCCCTTTGGAATTTGTACACACTTGAATGTTGGTTTTTCTTGCATTTGGAGCTGCCTGCTCAGAGATGTTTCTGGTGGGCCAGCTTGCTTAGCCCATTCCTGGAGCTGTAGATGTTTTGTTCTTGAATGGTTTTGTCATGTAGAGTCCTCTCTACTGTTAAGAGGACAttactttttaattaaaaaaatgagCATATATATTCATTCaggaatatataaataaaaaatataaaagccTCCAACTAGTGTGGCTCTTTGTGGGCTGTTTGAAGTGTTGCAGGAGCAGAGGTCACCCCACCTGCCATGTCCACTTCTCTGCTTCCAAATAAGTGGTGGGGGTGTTAAAAGTGGAAAGCCTTCCCAGGAAACGCCCCCCTCCATTCTCTCAGTTCTCCCCAGTGTCAAAACCAGAATCTCTGAGCAGAGCAGGTCAGAGCAGAGCAGGTTCAGGAGCCATCCCAAGGGAGCCTCTTGCTCGCCCACAACAGGGAGCCTTTTCAAATGAATGGCTGTGCTTTGGATTGGTACAGCATCAGTGAGgaccccaccctgtccaacttttcagtgttgttgcagccccaatgcagccctgaggtacgggaacaaacactcaccttgaggaggcctctgtgactgtcccctcactgcaagatgcagtgcaggccctggaatgttggataggatggggcccttggTTCATCTCAAACAGGTGAATAACTCAAAACAGTGCCATGTCTCAGATCAATGACAGAAAAAGCCCCTTGTAATAAAGAGTTAATTGTCCAGAAGGCATAGAGTGGATGGATTCACCAAACAGATTTTATTTGTTGCCTCTCAGCAACACAGGGCCTGGTCCAATCCCTCCCTACAGCCCAGACAATGCAGCACTGCCCAAAGGCCCTGGGGGACGAGGACAAGACTGCCCAGGAGGCACAAGTAACATCCTTGTTTACTTGCCTCTCCATAGGCTACCTGGCCTCCAGTGAGTCTTCTTATCTCAACTGCAGCTCTTGggctggtgtaagtccgaggagacttctgggggctgggtccaggctgggaaggggggattgGATTTTGGCATGCGCTCCTATGATCTTTCCCTGATCCGCCCCTCCTGCTGACTTGCTGGCAGCAATGGGAGACAGAGGAGATTCAGCAGGCCTCTGTGG from Tiliqua scincoides isolate rTilSci1 chromosome 4, rTilSci1.hap2, whole genome shotgun sequence encodes the following:
- the NCOA5 gene encoding nuclear receptor coactivator 5 isoform X1 — translated: MNKAPPRSSPSRRETFAYGERDARRDRSPPRGSPRREARDSRNGRDSREGRDLRVRDVRGPRDFQDPRDMRDLRDPQDVRGPRDPLCDRDRDMREPPYRYFSTAAAGSGRGFGVSTEAAGVRAAEDEAWGLLQSKHEVTNCPLRRREEGYDRYGRAEDYYRRRDDPYLDRYRDHLNKPALSAEERMKREERRREELYRQFFEDIKRRIDAERPVDCSVVVVNKQTKEYAESVGRKVRDLGMMVDLIFLNSEMSLQQALDDVSRGGSPFAIVITQQHQIHHSCTVNIMFGTPQEHRNMPQADAMVLVARNYERYKTEIREKEREEIARQAAKMADETILQERERPSSVEEGPRGGHPAGIQALLNLLADNRYLTTEEMDKLINYLRERKERQLRANASSLSASLPRQALGSSAGSSLTSSAGLPGSQAHQSSQALPSSASAVAASTSQQELQAKILSLFNSGAVAAAAAAVANSGSAGGASQNPGFATGSGASGRSAQLGAAGLPQSQQRASAQGPQFPNHPGSARGAGPRAAAPQSSQPLYQNRAPVPSSAAAARPTSGINFDNPSVQKALDTLIQSGPALSHLVNQTVAQSRSVPPSQQSLGSYQRHY
- the NCOA5 gene encoding nuclear receptor coactivator 5 isoform X2, translating into MNKAPPRSSPSRRETFAYGERDARRDRSPPRGSPRREARDSRNGRDSREGRDLRVRDVRGPRDFQDPRDMRDLRDPQDVRGPRDPLCDRDRDMREPPYRREEGYDRYGRAEDYYRRRDDPYLDRYRDHLNKPALSAEERMKREERRREELYRQFFEDIKRRIDAERPVDCSVVVVNKQTKEYAESVGRKVRDLGMMVDLIFLNSEMSLQQALDDVSRGGSPFAIVITQQHQIHHSCTVNIMFGTPQEHRNMPQADAMVLVARNYERYKTEIREKEREEIARQAAKMADETILQERERPSSVEEGPRGGHPAGIQALLNLLADNRYLTTEEMDKLINYLRERKERQLRANASSLSASLPRQALGSSAGSSLTSSAGLPGSQAHQSSQALPSSASAVAASTSQQELQAKILSLFNSGAVAAAAAAVANSGSAGGASQNPGFATGSGASGRSAQLGAAGLPQSQQRASAQGPQFPNHPGSARGAGPRAAAPQSSQPLYQNRAPVPSSAAAARPTSGINFDNPSVQKALDTLIQSGPALSHLVNQTVAQSRSVPPSQQSLGSYQRHY
- the NCOA5 gene encoding nuclear receptor coactivator 5 isoform X3, which produces MRDLRDPQDVRGPRDPLCDRDRDMREPPYRREEGYDRYGRAEDYYRRRDDPYLDRYRDHLNKPALSAEERMKREERRREELYRQFFEDIKRRIDAERPVDCSVVVVNKQTKEYAESVGRKVRDLGMMVDLIFLNSEMSLQQALDDVSRGGSPFAIVITQQHQIHHSCTVNIMFGTPQEHRNMPQADAMVLVARNYERYKTEIREKEREEIARQAAKMADETILQERERPSSVEEGPRGGHPAGIQALLNLLADNRYLTTEEMDKLINYLRERKERQLRANASSLSASLPRQALGSSAGSSLTSSAGLPGSQAHQSSQALPSSASAVAASTSQQELQAKILSLFNSGAVAAAAAAVANSGSAGGASQNPGFATGSGASGRSAQLGAAGLPQSQQRASAQGPQFPNHPGSARGAGPRAAAPQSSQPLYQNRAPVPSSAAAARPTSGINFDNPSVQKALDTLIQSGPALSHLVNQTVAQSRSVPPSQQSLGSYQRHY